From Paenibacillus sp. PvR098:
TCCCCAGCCGGGAATCAGCTTTAAAGATATTACGACTTTGCTGAAGGACGGAAAAGTATATAGAGAAGTGATTGCCGAAATGGCCAGACGCCTGGAAGGCACGCAGATCGATTGTATTGCCGGTCCGGAAGCACGGGGGTTTGTGATCGGAGCTCCACTGGCAGTGGCACTCGGCGTTGGCTTTATCCCGATTCGCAAAAGCGGAAAACTGCCGGGTGAAACGATCGAAGCGGATTATGCTCTCGAATACGGCAAAGACAAATTGGCCATGCATAATGATGCCATTGCGCCAGGACAAAGAGTGCTGATCGCAGACGATCTTCTGGCTACCGGCGGCACGATTGCCACTTCCATTAACCTGGTGAAGCAGCTTGGCGGCGAAGTCATTGGCGCAGCCTTCCTGATTGAACTGCTGGAGTTGAACGGAAGAGAGAAGCTGGAAGGCCTTGAAGTATTTTCACTGGTCCAATACTAGGCTAAAATGGAGAGGCTGCGGAGCTCCTTTAAACGTAAGCAGCCGATTCCACGGTCTTAGACATATAGCAAAGGGCTCTCTCTTAAGTCTCTATGACTTAAGGAGAGCCCTTTGCTTATGTGGTTTATGAGCGACGCACATTATTTTTTCTTTCGGTCCGTAACGTATCCAACGGGCTGAGCTTAGGGTGTTCTCGGGATATCAGCACATCATAGGCACTCTGTCAGAGAGGACGCGGTTGACGTCATTTATCAAACGGTGAGAAGTTATATAAAAGATATAACTAGAATGGCCGACAGTGAACCGTGTGATGACTGTGAGCTAATGGCCGACAGTGAACCGTGTGATGACTGTGAGCTGCTTTTTTGCGTTCTTAAAGCGAAGAAATCCGGTTATGAACTGGTGGATGGTCCGCTTCTTGAAACGGCTTACAATCCGTCTCCGGACACCTAGCCGCCTTCTCCTGTTGCGTAAAATGTCGGTTTATCCCGCATTTTCTTGACGGAGAGCCTATTCCAAGGGCATAATGGATTAAAATCAATTTAAGGGAATGGATGGACGGATGGGGATCGAGCAGCTTCTTGAGAAGGCATCCACATATTTAAAAGAGAATGATTTGAACCGAATTCAGGAAGCCTATGAATTTGCCGACCAAGCCCACATTGGGCAGATGCGCAAGTCCGGGGAACCCTATATTTTGCATCCGCTCGCAGTGGCTGACATTTTGGTCAATATGCAGATGGATACGACTTCGGTGATTGCCGCGCTGCTTCATGACGTGGTAGAGGATACGACTGTCTCCTTGGAGGTTGTGCACGAAAAGTTCGGTGCGACCTGTGCAATGATTGTTGACGGTCTGACCAAGCTGGAGAAAATCAAGTTTAAGAGCAAAGAAGAGCATCAGAATGAAAACTACCGCAAAATGTTCGTGGCCATGGCTCAGGATATTCGCGTGATCTTGATCAAGCTGGCGGACAGGCTTCACAACATGCGTACGCTGAAGCACCAGTCGGAGGAAGCCCAGCGGCGTATCGCCGACGAAACGCTGGAAATTTTTTGCCCGATCGCGCACCGGCTCGGAATTTCGGCGATCAAATGGGAGATGGAGGACATCGCCCTGCGCTACTTGAATCCGCAGCAGTACTATCGGATTGTCAATCTGATGCAGAAGAAAAGAGCCGAACGGGAGCAATACATTAACGACGTCATTTTTTCGGTAAAAGATAAGCTGCATGAGATGGGCATTGAGGGCGATATTTCCGGCAGGCCGAAGCACATATACAGCATTTACAAAAAAATGACCGTGAGAAGCAAGCAGTTCAGCGAGATCTACGATCTGCTTGCGCTGCGTATTATCGTGGATAACATCAAGGACTGCTATGCGACGCTAGGTATCATTCACACGCTTTGGAAGCCAATGCCGGGCCGGTTTAAGGACTACATCGCGATGCCGAAGCCGAACATGTACCAATCGCTTCATACCACGGTCATCGGTCCCAAGGGCGAGCCGCTTGAGGTGCAGATCCGTACGTTCGAAATGCATCGTACCTCCGAGTACGGGGTTGCGGCCCACTGGGCTTATAAGGATGGTATGACGTTACCGTCCGGCAGTTACGAGGATAAAATGCATTTTATCCGCGAGATTATTGAGTTGCAGAATGAAGCGCAGGATGCTCAGGAGTTCGTGGAATCACTCAAAATGGACTTTTTCGCCGACCTGGTGTTCGTCTTTACGCCGAAGGGTGAAGTCATTGAACTGCCGGCAGGTTCCGTACCGCTGGACTTCGCATACCGCATCCATACGGAGGTTGGCAACCGGACGATCGGGGCGAAGGTGAACGGCCGGATCGTGCCGCTGGATCATAGGTTGAAGACAGGCGATATCGTGGAAATTCTCACATCCAAGCATTCGTACGGTCCGAGTCAGGATTGGGTGAAGCTGGCCAAATCGTCACATGCGCGTACAAAAATCCGCCAATGGTTTAAGAAGGAACGGCGGGAGGAAAACGTCTTGAAGGGCCGGGAGCTGATAGAACGCGAGCTGAAGCGGCTCGGTTTGGAGCCTCCTTCGTTTATGAAGGAAGA
This genomic window contains:
- a CDS encoding bifunctional (p)ppGpp synthetase/guanosine-3',5'-bis(diphosphate) 3'-pyrophosphohydrolase, with translation MGIEQLLEKASTYLKENDLNRIQEAYEFADQAHIGQMRKSGEPYILHPLAVADILVNMQMDTTSVIAALLHDVVEDTTVSLEVVHEKFGATCAMIVDGLTKLEKIKFKSKEEHQNENYRKMFVAMAQDIRVILIKLADRLHNMRTLKHQSEEAQRRIADETLEIFCPIAHRLGISAIKWEMEDIALRYLNPQQYYRIVNLMQKKRAEREQYINDVIFSVKDKLHEMGIEGDISGRPKHIYSIYKKMTVRSKQFSEIYDLLALRIIVDNIKDCYATLGIIHTLWKPMPGRFKDYIAMPKPNMYQSLHTTVIGPKGEPLEVQIRTFEMHRTSEYGVAAHWAYKDGMTLPSGSYEDKMHFIREIIELQNEAQDAQEFVESLKMDFFADLVFVFTPKGEVIELPAGSVPLDFAYRIHTEVGNRTIGAKVNGRIVPLDHRLKTGDIVEILTSKHSYGPSQDWVKLAKSSHARTKIRQWFKKERREENVLKGRELIERELKRLGLEPPSFMKEDEMMEVARKFNFHEVEDMLSAVGFGGITAAQIVTRLTEKIRKEAQEAQQQALLTSEVKEMKVPTEKERRGRPTNGVRVKGVDNLLVRFARCCNPVPGDHIIGYITRGRGVSVHRDDCTNIPSAELSDEGNRVIEVEWVDDIEANYNVEIEITGHDRRGLLNEVLQVVSESKTTISAVSGRSDKNKMVMIHMTILIKNIDHLHSVVEKIKRIKDVYSVQRIMQV
- a CDS encoding adenine phosphoribosyltransferase codes for the protein MNFKEHIRVIENFPQPGISFKDITTLLKDGKVYREVIAEMARRLEGTQIDCIAGPEARGFVIGAPLAVALGVGFIPIRKSGKLPGETIEADYALEYGKDKLAMHNDAIAPGQRVLIADDLLATGGTIATSINLVKQLGGEVIGAAFLIELLELNGREKLEGLEVFSLVQY